A region from the Bacteroidota bacterium genome encodes:
- a CDS encoding O-antigen ligase family protein, whose product MTEQSKTALVYLGTAAYLAISMYLVVQKDIWLFFALPLVLGVLLLYIYALDKVLLLVSFITPLSLNIENMDAGLAISLPAEPMLFGLLVVFLSKLLYDGHYDHKAAKHPISLVIYLMLFWMLITTLTSELPLVSAKALIARLWFVVPSYFLAILVFREKENIHWFIWLYNIALIIVIGYTIYRHWTFGFSDKSAHWVMSPLYNDHTAYGAALALFLILTIGYIFYPGLSKTRRFWVVSMAVLLAVATLLSLSRAAWISLVAAAGVFVAVWLRIKFRYILAGFAILLAFFVSFQHQIIDVLEKNKQDSSADFVEHVQSIYNISSDASNLERINRWQAALRLFDERPVFGWGPGTYQFVYGPFQRSKEKTIISTNAGDGGNAHSEYIGPLSEMGLPGMLIVFLLVGVMIYHGLKTYKSAKNKQARILSLSATLALISYFTHGLLNNFLDTDKLSVPVWGCMAIIVAVKLYHSGGEQEQQATAENKNQRPGI is encoded by the coding sequence TTGACCGAGCAAAGCAAGACAGCCTTGGTCTATCTGGGCACTGCGGCATATCTGGCCATCAGCATGTATCTGGTGGTGCAGAAAGACATTTGGCTGTTTTTTGCCTTACCTCTGGTGCTTGGCGTGCTTTTGCTCTACATTTATGCGCTCGACAAGGTGCTGTTGCTGGTGAGTTTTATCACTCCCCTATCGCTCAACATCGAAAACATGGATGCCGGCCTGGCCATCAGCCTTCCTGCCGAGCCTATGCTATTTGGCCTGCTCGTAGTTTTTCTGAGCAAACTATTGTATGATGGTCATTACGACCACAAGGCAGCAAAGCACCCCATCAGTCTGGTGATCTACCTGATGCTGTTCTGGATGCTGATTACGACACTCACCAGCGAGCTGCCCCTCGTTTCGGCCAAAGCCCTTATTGCCCGGCTTTGGTTTGTAGTACCCTCCTATTTTCTGGCTATCCTGGTTTTCAGGGAGAAGGAGAACATCCACTGGTTTATCTGGCTCTACAACATTGCCTTGATAATTGTAATTGGCTACACCATATACAGGCATTGGACTTTCGGATTTTCTGATAAGTCGGCCCACTGGGTGATGTCGCCGCTTTACAACGACCATACCGCATATGGTGCCGCCCTTGCGCTCTTTTTGATTCTGACCATCGGCTACATTTTTTACCCAGGACTGAGCAAGACCCGGAGATTCTGGGTAGTTAGCATGGCCGTTCTGCTTGCAGTGGCCACTTTGTTGTCGCTGAGCCGGGCTGCCTGGATCAGCCTGGTGGCTGCTGCAGGAGTATTTGTGGCGGTTTGGTTACGTATCAAGTTTCGTTACATTCTTGCCGGATTTGCAATTCTATTAGCTTTTTTTGTGAGTTTCCAGCACCAGATTATTGACGTGCTCGAAAAGAACAAGCAGGACAGTTCCGCCGATTTTGTGGAGCATGTGCAATCGATCTACAACATCAGTTCCGATGCTTCCAACCTTGAGCGCATCAACCGCTGGCAAGCCGCCCTGCGCCTGTTCGACGAGCGGCCTGTTTTTGGATGGGGGCCAGGCACTTACCAATTTGTTTATGGCCCGTTTCAACGATCGAAGGAAAAGACCATCATCAGCACCAATGCAGGCGATGGAGGCAATGCCCATAGCGAATATATCGGGCCATTGTCGGAAATGGGCCTTCCGGGTATGCTGATCGTATTTCTACTTGTTGGCGTAATGATCTATCACGGTCTAAAAACCTATAAATCAGCTAAAAACAAACAAGCCAGAATTTTATCCCTGAGCGCAACACTTGCCCTTATCAGCTATTTTACCCACGGTTTGCTCAATAATTTTCTTGATACCGACAAGCTTTCGGTGCCGGTGTGGGGATGCATGGCCATCATTGTCGCCGTAAAACTTTATCATTCGGGTGGGGAGCAGGAACAACAAGCAACAGCCGAAAACAAAAACCAAAGGCCTGGTATTTAG
- a CDS encoding oligosaccharide flippase family protein: protein MQNRFVKNLLLLLSLNLLIKPFWILGIDRSVQNRVGDADYGLFLSLTSFSFLFYILLDLGITNFNNRNIARNQKQLRKHFAGIMGVKIILGVAYILFLLLLGKLIGYEKQQMALLFWVGINALLLSMIMYLRSNVSGLMLFAADSLLSVLDRLLMIVFCSILLWTTWFGSVLTISAYIYAQTLAYALTFVVALLVVMRHAGRLVPVFDRRFMWLILRRSAPYALLVLLMSFYNRLEPVLIERLLPGDNGLTQTGIYAKAFRLFDAGNNISMLFAVLLLPMFANMLKNRQPVLALTRLSFSIIFSLSAIVAISGILYAEPLMKLLYGLRPGEDPLTFEIRIAQSALIFQLLMLAYVAVSTTYVFGTLLTANGNLRLLNTLAASGVALSIVLNLLLIPPYKATGAAIASLSVQSIMALAQYLAARKVAQLYFGKTFAFRLLLFTGLLLLLAFGISLMPLSWMMRLLLTGLTGLLVPLLSGLLPPREIISFFSATKPDAEKA, encoded by the coding sequence ATGCAAAACCGCTTTGTCAAAAACCTTTTGCTGCTGCTCTCGCTCAACCTGCTCATCAAGCCTTTCTGGATTCTGGGCATCGACCGGAGCGTGCAAAACAGGGTTGGCGATGCAGACTATGGACTTTTTTTGTCGCTTACCAGCTTTTCCTTTCTTTTCTACATCCTGCTCGACCTGGGTATCACCAACTTCAACAACCGCAATATTGCCCGAAACCAGAAGCAGCTTCGGAAACACTTTGCCGGCATCATGGGGGTCAAAATCATTCTGGGTGTGGCCTACATACTTTTCCTGTTGCTCCTGGGCAAGCTTATCGGTTACGAAAAACAACAGATGGCCCTGTTGTTCTGGGTTGGCATCAACGCCCTGTTGCTTTCGATGATCATGTATCTGAGGTCGAACGTCTCGGGCCTGATGCTTTTTGCGGCCGATAGCCTGCTCTCGGTGCTCGACCGCCTGCTGATGATCGTATTTTGCAGCATCCTGCTTTGGACAACATGGTTTGGGAGCGTGCTGACGATTTCGGCATACATCTACGCTCAGACGCTGGCATATGCCCTCACTTTTGTGGTAGCCCTGCTTGTGGTGATGCGGCATGCCGGCAGGCTTGTGCCGGTTTTCGACCGCCGATTCATGTGGCTCATTCTCAGGCGCAGCGCACCTTATGCCCTGCTTGTCCTGCTTATGAGTTTTTACAACCGGCTCGAACCGGTGCTCATCGAACGGCTGCTGCCGGGCGACAATGGCCTCACGCAAACTGGTATTTATGCCAAGGCCTTCCGGTTGTTCGATGCTGGCAACAACATCTCCATGCTTTTTGCCGTGCTCCTTTTGCCCATGTTTGCCAACATGCTGAAAAACAGACAGCCCGTGTTGGCACTGACAAGGCTTTCGTTCAGTATCATCTTTAGTCTTTCGGCAATAGTGGCCATAAGCGGCATCCTGTATGCCGAACCCCTCATGAAATTGCTTTACGGTTTGCGCCCCGGCGAAGACCCATTGACATTCGAAATCCGTATCGCACAGTCGGCCCTCATTTTTCAGCTGCTTATGCTGGCCTATGTGGCCGTTTCAACCACCTATGTGTTTGGCACGCTGCTCACTGCCAATGGCAACCTTCGCCTGCTCAACACCTTAGCGGCTTCGGGAGTGGCCTTGAGTATTGTGCTGAACCTGCTGCTCATTCCGCCTTACAAGGCCACAGGAGCGGCCATTGCCAGCCTGAGCGTGCAGTCAATCATGGCCCTTGCCCAATATCTCGCCGCAAGAAAGGTGGCTCAACTTTATTTTGGCAAAACATTCGCTTTCAGACTGTTATTGTTTACTGGCCTGCTTTTACTTCTTGCTTTTGGGATCAGCCTGATGCCATTGTCGTGGATGATGCGTTTGTTGCTGACAGGGCTGACAGGGCTGCTTGTGCCACTGCTGAGCGGTCTTTTGCCCCCTCGGGAAATCATTTCCTTTTTTTCGGCAACAAAGCCAGATGCCGAAAAAGCCTGA
- a CDS encoding FkbM family methyltransferase, with translation MKQRFKLLLQRLLGFDNYLFVFALFITATLRWNKNERDFLHFVSLIPDGHTVLDIGANIGVMSVWFARKLPASRIVAFEPIPHNVKALRRVLRFFGIRNVEIVEKALGNEQGTATMVMPEVERVPMQGLSHVVHHSITEFNEGENFSVSMITLDDCEQLAAADWISAIKIDVENFEYFVLAGATKLIQKHRPLVYAELWDNENRLRCFGLMKSLGYKVMVLQQHRLVDFEKAKHFTQNFFFVPSKTALQPS, from the coding sequence ATGAAGCAGAGGTTCAAATTGTTGCTGCAGCGCCTGCTGGGTTTCGACAATTACCTCTTCGTCTTCGCACTGTTTATCACCGCCACCCTGCGCTGGAACAAAAACGAGCGCGACTTTCTTCATTTTGTCAGCCTGATCCCCGACGGACACACCGTGCTCGATATCGGCGCCAACATAGGTGTGATGTCTGTCTGGTTTGCACGCAAGCTGCCCGCATCGCGCATTGTGGCCTTCGAGCCCATACCGCACAATGTGAAGGCGCTGCGAAGGGTATTGCGTTTTTTTGGCATCCGCAACGTAGAGATTGTTGAGAAAGCCCTCGGCAACGAGCAAGGTACAGCCACCATGGTTATGCCCGAGGTGGAAAGAGTCCCCATGCAGGGCTTGAGCCATGTGGTGCACCATAGCATCACCGAATTCAATGAGGGTGAAAACTTCAGCGTGAGCATGATCACCCTCGACGATTGCGAACAGCTGGCTGCGGCCGACTGGATTTCGGCCATAAAGATCGACGTCGAAAACTTTGAGTATTTCGTGCTGGCCGGAGCTACAAAGCTGATCCAGAAGCACCGGCCGCTGGTGTATGCCGAGCTGTGGGACAACGAAAACCGCCTGCGCTGTTTCGGCTTGATGAAATCGCTGGGCTATAAGGTGATGGTGCTGCAGCAACATCGGCTTGTCGATTTCGAAAAAGCAAAGCATTTCACGCAAAACTTCTTTTTCGTGCCATCGAAAACTGCTCTTCAGCCGAGCTAA
- a CDS encoding glycosyltransferase family 4 protein, with protein MSLRIAVNTRLLLAGRLEGIGWFTYETLRRIVLAHPEVEFWFLFDRRPDPQFLFAANVKPVVIGPQARHPFLFIIWFEWSVRRALSRIRPHLFLSPDGYLSLGTRVPSLAVMHDLNFEHYPADLPWLVRWYYRWFFPRFARKAVRIATVSEFSKQDICRLYKQPESKVDVVYNGVNESFGPVGPDTVSQIRAAYTGGAPYILFVGSLHPRKNLARLFKAFDIYKQSDNLGMKLLVAGERKWWTDEIARAYEEMTYRQDVVFCGRLDADKLHKVTASAHIYAYVSYFEGFGIPIVEAFKCGVPLITSNVTSMPEVAGDAAVLVNPFDVQDIALAMKRLAEDEHLRNELISKGLERSRLFTWDAAAVRLWKSIEKTLSALS; from the coding sequence ATGAGCCTCCGCATTGCTGTAAACACACGCTTGTTGCTTGCCGGCCGGCTCGAGGGTATCGGCTGGTTTACTTACGAAACACTCCGGCGCATCGTGCTTGCACACCCCGAAGTCGAGTTCTGGTTTCTGTTCGATCGCAGGCCCGACCCGCAGTTTCTTTTTGCGGCCAACGTGAAACCGGTAGTTATTGGCCCCCAGGCACGTCACCCGTTTTTATTTATCATCTGGTTCGAGTGGTCGGTACGCAGGGCGCTCAGTCGTATCCGGCCTCATTTATTCCTCTCGCCCGACGGTTACCTGAGCCTGGGCACCAGGGTGCCATCGCTGGCCGTGATGCACGACCTCAATTTTGAGCACTATCCTGCTGATCTTCCGTGGCTTGTGCGTTGGTATTACCGCTGGTTCTTCCCCCGCTTTGCCCGCAAGGCGGTCAGGATTGCCACTGTGTCGGAGTTCTCAAAACAAGACATCTGCCGGCTTTACAAGCAGCCCGAATCAAAAGTGGATGTGGTTTACAACGGTGTAAACGAAAGCTTCGGTCCCGTCGGCCCCGACACCGTCAGCCAGATTCGTGCTGCCTACACCGGCGGCGCGCCTTACATACTTTTTGTGGGTTCGCTGCATCCGAGAAAAAACCTCGCCAGGCTGTTCAAAGCCTTCGACATCTACAAACAATCCGACAATCTCGGTATGAAACTGCTTGTGGCTGGTGAGCGCAAATGGTGGACCGACGAAATTGCCCGGGCATACGAAGAAATGACCTACAGGCAGGATGTCGTCTTTTGCGGTCGCCTGGATGCCGATAAGCTGCACAAGGTCACCGCATCGGCGCATATTTACGCATATGTATCTTATTTTGAAGGGTTTGGCATACCTATTGTCGAAGCTTTCAAGTGTGGGGTTCCGCTTATCACTTCAAATGTGACCAGCATGCCCGAGGTGGCCGGCGATGCAGCCGTGTTGGTCAATCCTTTTGATGTGCAGGATATTGCGCTAGCCATGAAGCGTTTGGCTGAAGATGAGCATCTGCGTAATGAGTTGATAAGCAAAGGATTGGAACGAAGTCGTTTATTCACCTGGGATGCGGCAGCAGTGCGGCTCTGGAAAAGCATTGAAAAAACATTAAGCGCATTATCATGA
- the purD gene encoding phosphoribosylamine--glycine ligase has protein sequence MNVLVVGSGGREHALAWKLKQSPNVKRVFIAPGNAGTMTLGQNLPIDMGDLAQLREACLMHDINLVVVGPEQPLVNGLADFFRSDAMLSHIAIIGPSASAARLEGSKAFAKEFMMEYGIPTAAYLRVNLNNLDEGIGFLQKSQPPFVLKADGLAAGKGVLIIPDRDEAVAELEAMLRGKFGKASETVVVEEFLNGIELSVFVLTDGTSYKMLPTAKDYKRIGENDTGLNTGGMGAVSPVPFADRNFMQKVRERIIEPTIRGISQRGMDYRGFIFFGLINVGGEPFVIEYNVRLGDPEAECILPRIKGDFAELLLACAEGRLQEVKTENDDRYAVTFIMASGGYPGDFEKGKPISGLHDADDCLVFHSGTSICVENGGIKTSGGRVLAVTALDYSIEDARAKALAGLGKIRFEGAYYRRDIGLDLIMRNYL, from the coding sequence ATGAATGTATTGGTGGTTGGCAGCGGCGGTCGCGAACACGCCCTGGCCTGGAAACTGAAACAAAGCCCGAATGTCAAACGTGTGTTCATAGCCCCAGGCAACGCGGGCACCATGACCCTGGGTCAGAACCTCCCGATCGACATGGGCGACCTGGCTCAGCTGCGTGAAGCCTGCCTGATGCACGACATCAATCTGGTGGTAGTGGGGCCGGAGCAACCACTGGTCAACGGGCTGGCCGACTTTTTCCGCAGCGATGCCATGCTCAGCCATATTGCCATCATCGGGCCTTCTGCTTCGGCTGCGCGACTTGAAGGAAGCAAGGCTTTTGCCAAGGAATTCATGATGGAGTACGGAATACCCACGGCAGCCTACCTCAGGGTAAACCTCAATAACCTTGACGAAGGCATCGGGTTTCTGCAAAAGTCGCAACCGCCTTTTGTGCTCAAAGCCGATGGTCTGGCTGCCGGCAAAGGCGTACTCATTATACCAGACCGCGATGAGGCAGTGGCCGAACTCGAAGCGATGTTGCGCGGAAAATTTGGCAAGGCTTCCGAAACTGTTGTTGTCGAAGAGTTTTTAAATGGCATCGAATTGTCGGTGTTTGTGCTTACCGACGGGACAAGCTACAAAATGCTGCCCACGGCCAAAGACTACAAACGCATTGGCGAAAACGACACCGGTCTCAACACCGGCGGAATGGGTGCCGTATCGCCTGTTCCGTTTGCCGACCGCAACTTCATGCAAAAAGTCAGGGAACGCATCATCGAGCCCACCATCCGGGGCATCAGCCAGAGGGGAATGGACTATCGCGGATTCATCTTTTTCGGACTCATCAATGTCGGGGGCGAGCCGTTTGTGATTGAGTACAACGTGAGACTTGGCGACCCCGAAGCAGAGTGCATCCTGCCCCGAATCAAAGGCGACTTTGCCGAACTGCTCCTGGCCTGCGCCGAAGGCCGACTTCAGGAAGTAAAAACCGAAAACGACGACCGCTATGCCGTGACTTTTATCATGGCTTCGGGCGGTTATCCCGGCGACTTTGAAAAGGGTAAGCCCATCAGCGGCCTGCACGATGCCGACGATTGCCTTGTTTTTCATTCCGGCACAAGCATATGCGTCGAAAACGGAGGAATCAAAACATCGGGCGGCAGGGTGCTGGCCGTCACCGCCTTGGATTATTCCATTGAGGATGCAAGAGCCAAAGCGCTTGCCGGCCTGGGTAAAATACGTTTCGAGGGAGCTTATTACCGCCGCGATATCGGTTTGGACCTGATCATGCGCAATTACCTCTGA
- a CDS encoding ribonuclease HII, with protein MLKARFSGTAIAEAGCDEAGRGCLAGPVTAAAVMLPEDFSHPALNDSKKLSAPQRNTLRKLITEAAISWAVAHASVEEIDKLNILNASFLAMHRAIARLEPQPQLLLIDGNRFKPFQNIQHQCIVHGDALYMSIAAASILAKTERDQLMIELHRQFPFYAWDSNKGYPTEAHREAIRMHGLSPHHRRSFNTGMQLSLPF; from the coding sequence ATGCTTAAAGCCAGATTCAGCGGAACGGCTATTGCCGAGGCCGGGTGCGACGAAGCCGGCAGAGGCTGCCTTGCCGGACCAGTCACAGCAGCTGCCGTCATGCTGCCTGAAGATTTTTCCCACCCGGCGCTCAACGATTCCAAAAAGCTCAGCGCACCGCAGCGCAACACCTTGCGTAAGCTGATCACAGAAGCAGCCATCAGCTGGGCCGTGGCCCATGCGAGCGTTGAGGAGATTGATAAACTCAACATCCTCAATGCTTCATTTCTGGCCATGCACAGGGCCATCGCACGGCTCGAGCCACAACCGCAACTGCTGCTCATTGACGGAAACAGATTCAAACCTTTCCAAAATATTCAACATCAATGTATTGTGCATGGTGATGCGCTTTATATGTCCATTGCCGCTGCATCTATCCTTGCCAAAACCGAACGCGACCAACTGATGATTGAACTTCACCGGCAATTTCCATTTTATGCCTGGGACAGCAACAAAGGCTATCCCACAGAAGCACATCGTGAGGCCATCCGCATGCACGGTCTCAGTCCGCATCACCGACGCAGTTTTAACACAGGTATGCAATTAAGCCTGCCTTTTTAA
- a CDS encoding MATE family efflux transporter, with the protein MTADISYKRIWSIAYPIILGSVAQNVINVTDTAFLGHVGEVELGASALGGMFYFVLIMLGLGFGTGMQIIMSRRHGEGNAHELGRTFAHGNYFMLPLAVVSFLVMLLFSRPLLSLLIQSDKIYEASVQFVDYRMFGIFFAFGQVMFRAFYVSIASTRVITWSTLVMAVINIILDYGLIFGKLGLPAMGLQGAALASVIAELAAVAYLAADVLLRKYHLKYPLFRLSGFDKLLFRRNLALSAPIMFQNFLSLGVWFAFFLLIEKLGEQALAISNIIRSIYIVYMIPIWGFASAANSMVSYLIGMKHEHLVFLLIRRIILLTLGGVALLILLSLISPSLLIRLYTNDATLISGSLPVLLVIMLGAPFFASGIILFNGVMGTGKTNVSFVIEVITLGLYLVYVFILVSQFNAGVVMVWTSEILYGLILTTLSLGYLKSGQWKRQTN; encoded by the coding sequence TTGACTGCCGACATCTCATACAAGCGAATCTGGAGTATTGCTTATCCCATCATTCTGGGCAGCGTGGCCCAGAATGTCATCAACGTAACCGACACAGCCTTCCTGGGTCATGTGGGAGAAGTTGAACTCGGCGCTTCCGCCCTGGGCGGCATGTTTTATTTTGTGCTCATCATGCTGGGTCTGGGCTTTGGCACAGGCATGCAGATCATCATGTCGCGACGACATGGCGAGGGCAACGCCCACGAGCTGGGGCGCACTTTTGCACATGGCAACTATTTCATGCTTCCGTTGGCAGTGGTTTCTTTCCTGGTTATGCTGCTGTTTTCGAGGCCCTTGCTTTCGTTGCTCATTCAGTCCGACAAAATATACGAGGCCAGCGTTCAGTTTGTCGATTACCGCATGTTCGGAATTTTTTTTGCTTTTGGTCAGGTAATGTTCCGGGCATTTTATGTCAGCATTGCCAGCACAAGGGTGATCACCTGGAGCACACTGGTCATGGCGGTGATAAACATCATCCTCGATTATGGCCTGATTTTCGGTAAGTTGGGTTTGCCGGCAATGGGACTGCAGGGTGCCGCGCTGGCTTCGGTGATCGCCGAGCTGGCTGCAGTGGCCTATCTTGCTGCCGATGTGCTTTTGCGAAAATACCATCTCAAATATCCCCTGTTTCGCCTCAGCGGTTTCGACAAACTGCTTTTCCGGCGCAATCTGGCCCTGTCGGCACCCATCATGTTTCAGAATTTTCTGTCGCTCGGGGTATGGTTTGCTTTCTTTCTGCTCATTGAAAAACTGGGCGAGCAGGCCCTGGCCATTTCCAATATCATCCGCAGCATCTACATCGTGTATATGATTCCCATCTGGGGCTTTGCCTCTGCAGCAAATTCCATGGTGAGTTACCTGATTGGGATGAAACACGAGCACCTGGTTTTTTTGCTCATCCGGCGCATCATTCTGCTCACGCTTGGCGGGGTGGCGTTGCTGATTCTGCTCAGCCTGATTTCGCCTTCGCTCCTGATCAGGCTTTACACCAACGATGCAACACTGATTTCCGGAAGCCTGCCGGTGTTGCTGGTCATCATGCTTGGCGCCCCGTTTTTTGCCAGCGGCATCATCCTTTTCAATGGCGTGATGGGAACAGGAAAGACAAACGTATCGTTTGTGATTGAAGTGATTACACTTGGATTGTATCTGGTTTACGTCTTTATTCTCGTGAGCCAATTCAATGCAGGAGTGGTGATGGTGTGGACTTCCGAGATCCTGTACGGACTGATTCTCACGACATTATCCCTGGGCTACCTGAAATCGGGCCAATGGAAACGGCAGACTAATTGA
- a CDS encoding TIGR01777 family protein has protein sequence MKIVIAGGTGLVGEALVKRLIDKHELVIFTRDVPRARKKFLGAGVHYADWHQPPSHLAALIDGTQVIVNLAGAGIGDARWTEARKHAIIGSRLQSIEMLHKLFKAAEINPSLVIQASAIGYYGFSDDRVFTEDDPPGEGFLADVTKRWEEKARVWHDIAERLVLLRTGVVLAREGGALPRMALPFKVWNGGPVGSGKQWVSWIDLEDEIEAILHLLHNPLSLGAYNLTAPNPVQQKDLARAIGKALHSPSWLPMPDFVLKILLGEMADELLLKGARVAPVRLQAEGFQFHFEHVADSVKDKLSIR, from the coding sequence ATGAAGATAGTCATTGCAGGCGGCACCGGTCTGGTAGGGGAAGCCTTGGTTAAGAGATTGATTGATAAGCACGAATTGGTCATTTTCACCCGCGATGTGCCCAGGGCGCGCAAGAAATTTCTCGGTGCCGGTGTGCATTATGCGGACTGGCATCAACCGCCCTCGCACCTTGCTGCGCTTATTGATGGCACGCAGGTGATCGTCAATCTGGCTGGTGCAGGCATAGGCGATGCCCGCTGGACCGAGGCACGCAAGCATGCCATCATCGGAAGCCGGCTGCAAAGTATCGAGATGCTGCACAAGCTTTTCAAGGCAGCCGAAATTAACCCGAGCCTTGTTATACAAGCCTCTGCCATAGGCTATTATGGTTTTTCGGACGACCGTGTCTTCACAGAAGACGATCCCCCGGGCGAGGGTTTTCTGGCCGATGTTACCAAACGTTGGGAAGAAAAAGCCAGGGTTTGGCACGACATTGCCGAACGGCTGGTGTTGCTGCGCACGGGCGTGGTGCTGGCCCGCGAAGGTGGTGCTTTGCCGCGCATGGCCCTGCCCTTTAAGGTCTGGAATGGCGGTCCGGTGGGTTCGGGCAAACAATGGGTGTCGTGGATCGACCTCGAGGACGAAATAGAAGCCATCCTGCACCTGCTGCACAACCCCCTGAGCCTGGGGGCATACAACCTGACAGCGCCCAACCCGGTGCAGCAAAAAGATCTTGCCCGTGCAATCGGCAAAGCTTTGCACTCACCTTCCTGGCTGCCAATGCCCGATTTTGTGCTCAAAATATTGCTTGGCGAAATGGCCGACGAACTGCTGCTCAAAGGTGCCCGGGTTGCCCCCGTGCGCCTGCAGGCCGAAGGCTTTCAGTTTCATTTTGAGCATGTGGCTGATAGTGTGAAAGATAAGCTTTCGATACGTTGA
- a CDS encoding HD domain-containing protein, translating to MPKRSKIINDPVHGFVSIPGEVQFGLISHPWFQRLRRIKQLGLTYLVYPAALHARFQHSLGAMHLMQRTLNHLISKGHNIDSQDIQDVLNAILLHDIGHGPFSHTLERVVVPGLDHEKLGGAIIRCLDEELHSGLQGALAILEGRHPRRFLCQLVSGQMDMDRMDYLRRDSFYTGVAEGFINLDRLLAMLDLADDELVIEAKGIHTIEHFLAARRMMYWQVYLHKTVLSAEFMLSNAIGRARLLVQEGTALEASPALRYFLQNSPAASDFSNGSTSLKMFTMLDDVDVLAALKSWQFANDRVLSVLASGILNRNLFRIVLSDEPFDTDYLDKLSEKISSAYKLDRQDAQWLLISGVSANQLYNPSHSPIRVLFKDGTLRNLDEVSAVIGQAGLLANETKYFVCYPKSLDTI from the coding sequence ATGCCAAAGCGCAGCAAAATCATTAACGATCCGGTGCATGGGTTCGTGAGCATACCGGGAGAAGTTCAGTTCGGATTGATATCGCATCCATGGTTTCAACGGCTCAGGCGGATCAAACAACTGGGGCTCACCTATCTGGTCTATCCGGCTGCCCTGCATGCCAGGTTTCAGCACAGCCTGGGCGCCATGCATCTGATGCAACGCACCCTTAATCACCTCATTTCCAAAGGCCACAACATTGATTCTCAGGACATTCAGGATGTCCTTAATGCCATTTTGCTGCACGACATTGGTCACGGGCCTTTTTCGCACACCCTGGAACGTGTCGTTGTGCCCGGCCTGGATCACGAGAAGCTTGGCGGAGCCATCATCCGTTGCCTGGATGAAGAACTGCATAGCGGTTTGCAGGGCGCACTGGCCATACTTGAGGGTCGGCACCCGCGCAGGTTTTTGTGCCAGCTTGTATCGGGACAAATGGACATGGATCGGATGGATTACCTCAGGCGCGACAGTTTTTACACCGGCGTGGCGGAGGGATTCATCAACCTCGACAGGTTGCTGGCCATGCTCGACCTTGCCGATGATGAACTTGTGATCGAAGCCAAAGGCATTCATACCATCGAACATTTTCTGGCGGCACGCCGGATGATGTACTGGCAGGTGTATCTGCACAAAACCGTGCTTTCGGCCGAGTTTATGCTCAGCAATGCCATTGGGCGGGCAAGGCTGCTCGTTCAGGAGGGCACGGCGCTCGAGGCCAGTCCGGCGCTCAGGTATTTTCTGCAAAACAGCCCCGCGGCCAGCGATTTCAGCAACGGAAGCACAAGCCTGAAAATGTTTACGATGCTCGACGATGTGGATGTGCTGGCCGCGCTGAAAAGCTGGCAGTTTGCCAACGACCGCGTACTTTCGGTGCTGGCTTCGGGCATTCTGAACCGCAATCTGTTCCGGATTGTCCTGAGCGATGAGCCATTCGACACAGACTACCTTGACAAGCTGAGCGAAAAGATTTCTTCGGCCTATAAATTAGACAGGCAGGATGCCCAATGGCTGCTGATCAGCGGAGTATCGGCCAATCAGCTCTACAACCCCAGTCATTCGCCCATCAGGGTGTTGTTCAAAGACGGCACATTGCGCAATCTGGATGAAGTTTCGGCTGTGATCGGGCAGGCCGGATTGCTGGCCAACGAGACCAAATATTTTGTGTGTTATCCTAAATCGCTGGATACTATCTGA